The proteins below come from a single Granulicella sibirica genomic window:
- a CDS encoding 6-bladed beta-propeller: MQSNSKRLMSLLFLASFCFAPSIMAQLPEKSDSELARRIEASPPLPFLETRLSLYSSFSDWELGAVAGVAIGRSEDIYVIQRGDKADPILVFDKQGKLIRSWGRGDFALPHSLRLDSRGNVWAVDAQASKVIKYDSTGRKLLTIEVSPVPIDGSSFRGITDVAFAPNGNLYITDGYANARILEYTARGKELKEWGHPGKGTGEFELPHGIQIGPDGIVYVADRENGRIEKFNLNGKFMGEIDGLGRCYALKLVQGVLWTSVSPMGEAPGAPGWLLKLDPHTGEILGHARVLDQRQGHALDVSSSGKVLVTAGNGVLSFQRN, from the coding sequence ATGCAATCAAACAGCAAACGTCTTATGTCTTTACTGTTCTTAGCAAGCTTCTGCTTTGCCCCCTCGATTATGGCCCAACTCCCGGAGAAGTCAGACTCTGAGCTCGCTCGTCGGATCGAGGCATCACCGCCTCTTCCGTTTCTAGAGACGAGGCTGTCACTTTATTCGTCATTCTCCGATTGGGAACTTGGGGCTGTGGCCGGGGTCGCGATCGGCAGAAGTGAAGATATCTATGTCATTCAGCGAGGAGACAAAGCCGATCCCATCCTTGTGTTCGACAAACAGGGTAAGCTCATACGGTCGTGGGGACGAGGTGACTTCGCTCTACCTCACAGTCTCCGCCTCGATTCTCGTGGAAATGTGTGGGCGGTCGATGCCCAAGCGTCGAAGGTGATCAAGTACGACTCGACGGGTCGAAAACTCCTAACAATCGAGGTTAGTCCGGTACCGATTGATGGCAGTTCTTTCCGCGGAATCACAGACGTTGCGTTCGCTCCAAACGGAAATCTTTACATCACGGATGGTTACGCAAACGCCCGAATCCTTGAATACACCGCGCGGGGTAAAGAGTTAAAGGAATGGGGACACCCCGGTAAAGGAACCGGTGAGTTCGAGCTACCACATGGGATTCAGATCGGCCCGGATGGCATTGTGTATGTTGCAGACCGCGAGAACGGGCGAATCGAAAAGTTCAATTTGAATGGGAAGTTCATGGGAGAGATCGATGGGCTCGGACGTTGCTACGCACTCAAGCTAGTTCAAGGTGTGCTATGGACAAGCGTCAGTCCGATGGGTGAGGCGCCTGGGGCTCCGGGCTGGCTATTAAAATTAGACCCGCATACTGGCGAGATTCTCGGGCATGCGCGAGTTCTAGATCAGCGCCAAGGACACGCTCTCGATGTCTCATCGTCCGGTAAAGTTTTAGTCACGGCAGGCAACGGCGTTCTCTCATTCCAGCGAAATTAG
- a CDS encoding GNAT family N-acetyltransferase, whose translation MYFHFRAATSEDIPVLSELIAASVRELQIEYTPEERELALATIFTIDTQLILDGTYSVALSEEGIVAGCGGWSKRRTLYGGDCQIQAIAPELLDPSHDAAKIRAIFVHPAYSRQGLGSAILARSEKAAEDAGFTGFEMGSTLAGVPLYTLKGYRKRETITVPIGAEKTITIVRMAKSANPA comes from the coding sequence GTGTACTTCCACTTCCGCGCAGCGACCTCTGAAGACATTCCCGTCCTCAGCGAACTCATCGCGGCCTCGGTTCGCGAGCTTCAAATCGAGTACACGCCCGAAGAGCGAGAGCTTGCTCTCGCCACGATCTTCACCATCGACACTCAATTGATCCTTGACGGTACCTACTCTGTCGCTCTAAGTGAGGAAGGCATAGTGGCTGGCTGCGGCGGCTGGAGCAAGCGTAGGACGTTGTACGGCGGCGACTGTCAGATACAGGCCATCGCGCCCGAACTTCTTGATCCATCTCACGATGCCGCGAAGATCCGCGCCATTTTCGTCCACCCCGCCTATTCGCGTCAGGGACTTGGCTCGGCGATCCTCGCGCGATCAGAAAAAGCCGCTGAGGATGCCGGCTTTACTGGCTTTGAGATGGGGAGCACGCTTGCCGGCGTGCCGCTTTACACCCTCAAAGGCTATCGCAAGCGTGAGACAATCACGGTGCCGATCGGAGCGGAGAAGACGATCACGATCGTGCGGATGGCGAAGAGTGCCAATCCAGCGTAA
- a CDS encoding quinone oxidoreductase family protein, whose protein sequence is MPEPVPLIRERPASAVSQEITLPISFRALAIEQAGEAVSMQRKSIMALHEDDVLIRIDYASINKMDPGLARVNVFNFPLPYVLGFDFSGEVVGLGAQCQEAFKVGDEVLGRSLTGSCFAEYVVAKRENIVHRGAVPAPEASTYGVAYLTAYESLVMTGGIEQHRGKWIYVAGAAGGVGHFAAQIAKLHGLKVVGSAGKAASLNLLKELELDHVIDYSKQDVVQEVMNLTGGKGADLVYDSTYTQSSYAQSAVVVARGGEYIRLGTEAQVARAGANDVQSVVEGRGARMVISDLGRYARDPLYQVQTAKLTDGLKQAVSWYESGHLKPAITATVPFDAAALQQAFGDFLKGTNNVGKVVVRCA, encoded by the coding sequence ATGCCAGAACCAGTTCCTCTAATTCGGGAGAGACCCGCATCAGCTGTCAGTCAGGAAATAACTCTACCCATTTCTTTCAGGGCTCTGGCGATTGAGCAAGCCGGTGAAGCCGTCAGTATGCAGCGAAAGAGCATTATGGCATTGCATGAGGACGACGTACTTATCCGCATCGATTATGCGTCGATCAACAAGATGGATCCGGGCCTCGCCCGCGTCAACGTCTTCAACTTTCCTCTTCCTTACGTATTAGGTTTTGACTTCAGTGGCGAGGTCGTGGGACTCGGAGCGCAGTGCCAGGAAGCATTCAAGGTGGGTGACGAAGTTCTTGGCCGGTCCCTTACTGGCTCGTGCTTTGCGGAATATGTTGTTGCTAAGAGAGAGAACATCGTTCACAGAGGTGCCGTACCTGCGCCGGAAGCGAGCACGTATGGCGTCGCCTACCTGACCGCGTACGAGTCCCTTGTGATGACCGGAGGCATTGAGCAACATCGTGGCAAGTGGATCTACGTTGCCGGAGCTGCGGGCGGGGTCGGCCACTTTGCGGCGCAGATCGCCAAGCTTCATGGACTAAAGGTCGTCGGTAGCGCCGGGAAGGCTGCCTCCCTGAATTTGCTCAAGGAGCTAGAACTGGATCACGTGATTGATTACTCAAAGCAGGATGTTGTCCAAGAGGTGATGAATCTTACTGGAGGCAAGGGGGCGGATCTTGTTTACGACTCTACCTACACGCAATCGTCCTATGCTCAATCTGCTGTTGTTGTCGCCCGTGGTGGCGAGTACATCCGGCTTGGCACCGAGGCCCAGGTGGCCCGCGCCGGTGCTAACGACGTGCAGTCGGTAGTGGAGGGTCGCGGTGCTAGGATGGTCATTTCCGACCTCGGGAGGTACGCTCGAGACCCTCTGTACCAAGTACAAACGGCAAAGCTTACCGATGGACTGAAGCAGGCAGTGTCGTGGTACGAAAGCGGACATCTGAAGCCTGCGATTACCGCAACGGTACCGTTTGACGCGGCCGCACTGCAACAAGCGTTTGGCGACTTTCTCAAAGGGACGAACAACGTGGGCAAGGTGGTCGTGAGATGCGCGTGA
- a CDS encoding class I SAM-dependent methyltransferase, with the protein MSSEVEQFYDSMADFYHLIFEDWNQAISRQAHIVDALIKYKLGTSSLRILDCACGIGTQVLGLAAIGHRLSGSDLSNEAVQRARHEAAKRELDVEFRVSDMTSLEEFSSDHFDVVGAFDNALPHLSVDQLAGAAHSFKRVLRDGGLFIASIRDYDELIRTRPKFQGPSFFGDSGERRIVHQIWDWTGDDRYDVHQYISLQRNHKWGIHHFSSQYRCLLRAELGEALRLAEFTDIEWHMPKASGYYQPIVTARAL; encoded by the coding sequence ATGTCTAGTGAGGTTGAACAGTTCTATGATTCCATGGCTGACTTCTACCACCTGATCTTCGAAGACTGGAATCAGGCAATCAGTCGACAAGCTCACATCGTCGATGCTCTGATCAAGTATAAGCTTGGTACTTCATCCTTGAGGATCCTCGACTGTGCTTGCGGCATTGGGACGCAAGTTTTGGGACTTGCGGCGATCGGCCACCGGCTTTCTGGAAGTGATCTCAGCAATGAAGCCGTACAGCGCGCCAGACATGAGGCAGCGAAGCGTGAACTTGATGTAGAGTTCCGCGTATCGGACATGACAAGCCTGGAGGAATTCTCCTCTGATCATTTCGATGTTGTTGGTGCATTTGACAACGCTTTACCTCATCTCTCTGTCGATCAATTGGCTGGTGCCGCCCATTCGTTCAAACGTGTTCTCCGTGACGGTGGGCTCTTTATTGCCAGCATTAGAGACTATGACGAACTAATTCGCACACGCCCAAAGTTCCAAGGGCCGTCGTTCTTCGGTGATTCTGGAGAACGCCGGATCGTCCATCAGATCTGGGACTGGACAGGAGACGATCGCTACGATGTGCACCAATACATCTCTCTCCAGCGAAATCACAAATGGGGGATTCATCACTTTTCATCTCAATATCGGTGTCTCCTTCGAGCGGAACTCGGAGAGGCACTCCGGCTCGCGGAATTCACAGATATCGAGTGGCATATGCCCAAGGCGAGTGGCTATTACCAACCGATCGTAACCGCCAGGGCATTGTGA
- a CDS encoding IS66 family transposase, which translates to MHQWLHKTLARLSRKSDTAAIHYALSRWRALTRYLHDEQIEIDNSGAERALRAVALGPKTFLFCGSDADGQRSAAIYSLLGTAKLNGLDPELYLRHILEKTADFPINRIQQLLLWNFYKTQMDLA; encoded by the coding sequence CTGCATCAGTGGCTCCACAAGACACTTGCACGTCTTTCGCGCAAGTCTGATACGGCGGCGATTCACTACGCGCTCTCACGTTGGCGTGCGCTGACTCGTTATCTTCACGACGAGCAGATCGAGATCGACAACTCTGGAGCCGAAAGGGCCTTGCGTGCCGTGGCTCTGGGACCAAAAACCTTTTTATTCTGCGGTTCGGACGCCGACGGCCAAAGGTCGGCTGCGATCTATTCGCTGCTCGGTACAGCCAAGCTCAATGGCCTCGATCCGGAACTCTACCTCCGGCACATCCTGGAAAAGACCGCTGATTTCCCGATCAACCGCATACAGCAACTGTTGTTATGGAACTTCTACAAGACTCAGATGGATCTCGCTTGA
- a CDS encoding alpha/beta fold hydrolase yields the protein MKSNTEMALYVEQKGDKGKPCLLFLHYWGGTHRTWNKVIGELGDSFHTVAFDFPGWGKSDGASSDYSITSLADGTTELIKHLGLSSFILVGHSMGGKVAQLLASRHLEGLEGVILVAPATPSPSQMPDEAKEQQIHAYDNRDTALQTIEFLTARMPDSKTIEQLIEDSLSGVPKAKLAWPTIGMSEDISAEVPKIAVPTLVLAGELDRLDSVEQHRHEIIARIPGSTLEIIAESGHLLPIDQPVRVAKAITDFVETHAGRSID from the coding sequence ATGAAGTCAAACACTGAAATGGCGCTGTACGTTGAACAGAAGGGAGACAAGGGAAAGCCGTGTCTCCTTTTCCTGCACTACTGGGGCGGAACACATCGGACATGGAACAAGGTGATTGGTGAGCTAGGAGACTCTTTCCACACGGTTGCGTTTGACTTTCCGGGGTGGGGAAAATCAGATGGCGCGTCGAGTGACTATTCGATCACTTCCTTGGCCGATGGCACAACGGAGTTGATCAAGCATCTCGGGCTTTCCAGCTTCATCCTTGTTGGCCACTCAATGGGCGGAAAAGTCGCACAGCTGTTGGCTTCCCGCCATCTGGAAGGGCTCGAAGGCGTGATTCTCGTCGCGCCTGCAACGCCGTCTCCCTCACAGATGCCCGACGAAGCTAAAGAGCAACAGATTCACGCATACGACAACCGTGATACAGCCCTTCAGACCATCGAGTTTCTGACTGCACGGATGCCCGATTCCAAAACCATCGAGCAACTTATCGAAGACAGCTTGAGTGGAGTTCCCAAAGCAAAGCTGGCATGGCCAACCATCGGCATGTCGGAGGACATTTCAGCAGAAGTTCCCAAGATCGCCGTACCTACGCTGGTGCTTGCGGGAGAGCTGGATCGACTTGATTCTGTAGAACAGCATCGCCACGAGATTATCGCAAGAATTCCGGGGTCAACACTTGAGATCATTGCGGAGAGTGGGCATCTCTTACCGATTGATCAACCAGTGCGAGTCGCGAAGGCGATCACAGATTTCGTCGAGACGCACGCAGGACGCTCTATCGACTGA